The Fusobacterium sp. JB019 genome has a segment encoding these proteins:
- a CDS encoding SAM-dependent methyltransferase, producing MKVNEEKINLLIDDIFRNKKLVKCIFSNMKGNYPYTKVNIKPILIKNEFFYQFEEFQNNKAYHSNLNIEDTLDKLPLLIENFKQYMIFTKEQDIQVLKNKKGFKIKETKNIKGEVSLEHNKNKNYILKEGAPIPFLVKLGVMGENGKVFKKSYDKFKQINKYLQFIDETICEMQSKKLITDSIKAIDFGCGKSYLTFALHYYFQIKDNLDFKIIGLDLKEDVIEECNNIAKELDLKNIEFLTGDIKDFDKLNDVDLIFSLHACNNATDYSLLKAMELNAKAILAVPCCQHEFNEKISSNKNSSFHENESLIGKHGILLEKFSSIATDAFRAQALELCGFKTQVIEFIDLVNTPKNVLIRGIREKTTKDSLDKKLKEYNTFKNFLGIEPILDTLLKPYFLTKENK from the coding sequence ATGAAAGTAAATGAAGAAAAAATAAACTTACTTATAGATGATATTTTCAGAAATAAGAAATTAGTAAAATGCATTTTTTCTAATATGAAAGGAAATTATCCCTATACTAAAGTTAATATAAAACCTATTTTAATAAAAAATGAATTTTTTTATCAGTTTGAAGAATTTCAAAATAACAAAGCTTATCATTCAAATTTAAATATTGAAGATACATTAGATAAGCTTCCTTTATTAATTGAAAACTTTAAACAATATATGATATTCACAAAGGAACAAGATATTCAAGTTTTAAAAAATAAGAAAGGTTTTAAAATTAAAGAAACAAAAAATATAAAAGGAGAAGTTTCTTTAGAACACAATAAGAATAAAAATTATATTTTAAAAGAAGGAGCCCCAATCCCATTCTTGGTTAAGCTTGGAGTTATGGGTGAAAATGGAAAAGTATTTAAAAAAAGTTATGATAAGTTCAAACAAATAAATAAATATTTACAATTTATAGATGAAACAATTTGTGAGATGCAATCTAAAAAACTAATAACTGATTCCATTAAAGCAATAGATTTTGGATGTGGAAAATCATACTTAACTTTTGCATTACATTATTATTTCCAAATAAAAGATAATTTAGATTTTAAAATTATAGGTCTAGATTTAAAGGAAGATGTTATAGAAGAATGTAATAATATAGCAAAAGAACTTGATTTAAAAAACATAGAATTTTTAACAGGAGATATTAAAGATTTTGACAAACTAAATGATGTTGATCTTATCTTTTCTCTTCATGCTTGTAATAATGCAACAGATTATTCTTTATTAAAAGCAATGGAACTTAATGCTAAAGCAATTTTAGCTGTCCCTTGTTGCCAGCATGAATTTAATGAAAAAATTTCATCTAATAAGAATAGTTCTTTTCATGAAAATGAATCTTTAATTGGAAAGCATGGAATATTACTTGAAAAATTTTCTTCTATTGCAACTGATGCTTTTAGAGCACAAGCTTTAGAATTATGTGGGTTCAAAACTCAAGTTATAGAATTTATAGATTTAGTTAATACTCCTAAGAATGTACTTATTCGTGGAATCAGAGAAAAAACTACTAAGGATTCTCTTGATAAAAAACTAAAGGAATATAATACTTTTAAAAATTTCTTAGGAATAGAGCCTATTTTAGATACACTACTTAAACCATATTTTTTAACTAAGGAGAACAAATGA
- the rnmV gene encoding ribonuclease M5 — translation MKRIKEVIIVEGRDDITAVKRAVDAELIPVHGYSVKKNLDKIQKAYDNNGIIILTDPDFAGVQIRRIITERFPEAKQAYINRYEGIKNGNIGVENASPESIIKALEKAKYETLESEKVFTVDDLLEYHLTGFSNSKLLREKLGEKLGIGYSNGKQLLVKLNHYGISMEEFENAMDEIIKSL, via the coding sequence ATGAAAAGAATTAAAGAAGTTATAATAGTAGAAGGAAGAGATGATATTACTGCTGTAAAAAGAGCTGTCGATGCTGAACTTATTCCAGTTCATGGATATTCAGTAAAGAAAAATTTAGATAAAATACAAAAAGCTTACGATAATAATGGTATAATTATATTAACAGATCCAGATTTTGCTGGAGTTCAAATTAGAAGAATTATTACTGAACGTTTTCCTGAAGCAAAACAAGCATATATAAATAGATATGAAGGAATTAAAAATGGAAATATTGGAGTTGAGAACGCTTCTCCTGAATCTATTATAAAAGCTTTAGAAAAAGCAAAATACGAAACATTAGAATCTGAAAAAGTTTTTACAGTTGATGATTTATTAGAGTATCACTTAACAGGTTTTTCAAACTCTAAATTATTAAGAGAAAAACTTGGAGAAAAATTAGGTATAGGATATTCTAATGGAAAACAACTTCTTGTTAAATTAAATCACTATGGAATTTCAATGGAAGAATTTGAAAATGCCATGGATGAAATAATTAAAAGCTTATAA
- a CDS encoding aldehyde dehydrogenase has translation MDVLEEMKTYYYTGETKDISFRINQLLKLKEVILNNEDNIIKALNLDLRRPAFESYISEIGVILNSITYTINNLKKWSKLKKVRTPMTQFRASSYIQPEPYGVVLIISPFNFPFNLCIEPLIGAIAAGNCAVIKPSEETPNVSKVIEKMFCENFQKEYIQVIQGGKEVISELIHSSFDYIFFTGSVPVGKIVMKAASEKLTPLTLELGGKSPCIIDKDANLKIAAERVAWGKFFNAGQICIAPDYLLVHEAVQHDFIQELKDIIKRFYGDNIHESPDFSRIINKKHTERLIEILKEDEDKIVYGGNYILEEKYIEPTILDNVSWEDKCMEDEIFGPILPIIPFTDIDKIISIINSKPKPLALYIFTENSYLQNRIIDRTSSGGVCINDVINHYSNHHLPFGGVGSSGIGSYHGEDSFKTFSHMKGILSKSTKISNTLIFPPYNLKKLHAIKKVLK, from the coding sequence ATGGATGTTTTAGAAGAAATGAAAACTTATTATTACACTGGGGAAACAAAGGATATTTCATTTAGAATCAATCAATTATTAAAATTAAAAGAAGTTATATTAAACAATGAAGATAATATTATAAAGGCTTTAAATTTAGATTTAAGAAGACCCGCCTTTGAAAGTTATATATCTGAAATTGGAGTTATCTTAAATAGTATAACTTACACTATTAATAATTTAAAAAAATGGAGTAAATTAAAAAAAGTTAGAACTCCAATGACTCAATTTAGAGCTAGTAGTTATATTCAACCAGAACCTTATGGAGTTGTTTTAATAATTTCTCCGTTTAATTTTCCTTTTAATTTATGCATAGAACCTTTGATTGGAGCTATTGCAGCAGGAAATTGCGCTGTAATAAAACCTTCTGAAGAAACTCCAAATGTTTCTAAAGTTATTGAAAAAATGTTTTGTGAAAATTTTCAAAAAGAATATATACAGGTTATACAAGGAGGAAAAGAAGTTATTAGTGAACTAATTCATAGTTCTTTTGATTATATTTTCTTTACTGGAAGTGTTCCTGTGGGAAAAATAGTTATGAAAGCTGCTAGTGAAAAACTAACTCCTTTAACTTTAGAGCTTGGAGGAAAAAGCCCTTGTATAATAGACAAAGATGCAAATTTAAAAATAGCTGCTGAAAGAGTTGCCTGGGGAAAATTCTTCAATGCTGGACAAATCTGTATTGCTCCAGATTATTTATTAGTTCATGAAGCTGTTCAACATGATTTTATTCAAGAATTAAAAGATATTATCAAAAGATTTTATGGTGATAATATCCATGAATCTCCTGACTTTTCAAGAATTATAAATAAGAAACATACAGAAAGATTAATTGAAATTTTAAAAGAAGATGAAGATAAAATTGTCTACGGAGGAAATTATATTTTAGAAGAAAAATATATTGAGCCAACTATATTAGACAATGTTTCTTGGGAAGATAAATGTATGGAAGATGAAATTTTTGGGCCAATACTACCAATAATTCCTTTCACTGATATTGATAAAATTATAAGTATAATAAATTCTAAACCAAAACCTTTAGCTTTATATATCTTCACAGAAAATTCATATCTTCAAAATAGAATTATAGATAGAACTAGTTCTGGAGGAGTTTGTATAAATGATGTTATCAATCATTATAGCAATCATCATTTACCATTTGGTGGAGTGGGAAGTTCTGGTATTGGAAGCTATCACGGAGAAGATAGTTTTAAAACTTTTTCTCATATGAAGGGAATTCTTAGTAAATCTACAAAAATAAGTAATACTTTAATATTCCCTCCTTATAATCTAAAGAAACTTCATGCTATTAAAAAAGTATTAAAATAA